The following proteins are co-located in the Mobula hypostoma chromosome 4, sMobHyp1.1, whole genome shotgun sequence genome:
- the tada2b gene encoding transcriptional adapter 2-beta, which translates to MLRLLTGGGSERACGPTCTAQARHTMAELGKKYCVYCLADVTSLRLRCTECQDIELCPECFSAGAEIGNHRRWHGYQLVDGGRFTLWGPEAEGGWTSREEQLLLDAIEQYGFGNWEDMAAHVGARAPPEVMEHYVSMYIHGNLGRACIPDTIPNRVTDHTCPSGAPLSPSLTTPLPPLDITAAEQQQLGYMPLRDDYEIEYLQDAETLISGLALNYDDEEVDIELKRAHVDMYVRQLRERQRRKNMARDYSLVPAFLGRERKERVPRRKVTKEERELRAKLRPICQFLSAREFDDCFDNLHKERALRAKIRELQRYRRNGIAKTEESAEYEAARHKRERRKELRGNGGGGIGAGAPGSAAASTANSASAKRPKDEAGRDVAVAEFSSAMENLPGFDLLSEREKVLCGSLNLSPGRYLTVKTIIIKDYLQKRQGIPSKSRLPSYLDKVLKKRILNFLTESGWIARDTS; encoded by the coding sequence ATGCTCCGACTACTGACGGGAGGAGGGAGCGAGCGAGCGTGCGGCCCGACGTGCACTGCGCAGGCTCGGCACACAATGGCGGAGCTGGGTAAGAAGTACTGCGTTTACTGCCTGGCCGACGTGACGAGCCTCCGGCTCCGCTGTACCGAATGCCAGGACATCGAGCTGTGCCCCGAGTGCTTCTCGGCAGGTGCCGAGATCGGCAACCACCGGCGCTGGCATGGCTACCAGCTGGTGGATGGCGGCAGGTTCACACTGTGGGGACCCGAGGCCGAGGGCGGCTGGACGAGCCGTGAGGAACAGTTGCTGCTGGACGCCATCGAGCAGTACGGGTTCGGCAACTGGGAGGACATGGCCGCGCACGTTGGGGCGCGAGCGCCGCCGGAAGTGATGGAACACTACGTCAGCATGTACATCCACGGTAACCTGGGGCGCGCGTGTATCCCGGACACCATCCCCAACCGCGTGACCGATCACACGTGTCCGAGCGGCGCGCCACTGTCGCCGAGCCTGACCACGCCGCTCCCGCCGCTCGATATCACCGCGGCAGAACAGCAGCAGCTGGGCTACATGCCGCTGCGCGACGACTACGAGATCGAGTACCTGCAGGACGCCGAGACGCTCATTAGCGGCTTGGCGCTCAACTACGACGACGAGGAGGTGGACATCGAGCTGAAGCGCGCGCACGTCGACATGTACGTCAGGCAGCTGCGCGAGCGCCAGCGGCGCAAGAACATGGCGCGCGACTACAGCCTGGTGCCCGCCTTCCTGGGTCGCGAGCGAAAGGAGCGCGTGCCGCGGCGCAAGGTGACCAAGGAGGAGCGCGAGCTGCGCGCCAAGCTGCGGCCCATCTGCCAGTTCCTGTCGGCGCGCGAGTTCGACGACTGCTTCGACAACCTGCACAAGGAGCGCGCGCTGCGCGCCAAGATCCGCGAGCTCCAGCGCTACCGGCGCAACGGCATCGCCAAGACCGAGGAGTCGGCCGAGTACGAGGCGGCGCGGCACAAGCGGGAGCGGCGCAAGGAGCTGCGGGGCAACGGCGGCGGCGGCATCGGGGCCGGGGCGCCGGGCAGCGCCGCCGCCAGCACCGCCAACTCGGCCTCGGCCAAGCGCCCCAAGGACGAGGCGGGCAGGGATGTGGCGGTCGCCGAGTTCAGCAGCGCCATGGAGAACCTGCCCGGCTTCGATCTGCTGTCCGAGCGAGAGAAGGTGCTGTGCGGCTCGCTGAACCTCAGCCCCGGCCGCTATCTCACTGTCAAAACCATCATCATCAAGGACTACCTACAGAAGAGGCAGGGCATCCCTTCCAAGAGCCGGCTACCCAGCTACCTAGACAAGGTTTTGAAGAAGAGGATATTGAATTTCTTAACGGAAAGCGGGTGGATTGCCCGGGACACTTCTTGA
- the grpel1 gene encoding grpE protein homolog 1, mitochondrial, whose protein sequence is MAMATWCWGTRVLRSGGRFLLGRPGGRLFCTATQQKNTRQSYEDDQSNPQNEDKGELNSTEKTLMEEKAKLEEQLKDLTDKYKRALADTENLRQRSQKLVEEAKLYGIQGFCKDLLEVADVLEKATESVPKEEITEANHHLKHLYEGLVMTEGQLQKVFSKHGLVRLNPIGAKFDPYEHEALFHSPVEGKEPGSVALVSKIGYKLHGRTLRPALVGVVKGVE, encoded by the exons ATGGCCATGGCGACCTGGTGCTGGGGCACGCGAGTGCTGCGGAGTGGCGGTCGCTTCCTGTTGGGTCGACCCGGCGGAAG GTTATTCTGTACTGCTACACAGCAAAAAAACACAAGACAAAGCTATGAAGATGACCAGAGCAATCCTCAGAATGAAGACAAAGGGGAACTAAACTCAACAGAGAAAACGCTGATGGAAGAAAAGGCTAAGCTAGAGGAGCAACTCAAGGATCTTACA gacaAATATAAAAGAGCACTGGCAGATACTGAAAACTTGCGTCAAAGAAGTCAAAAGCTTGTTGAAGAAGCTAAGTTATATG GTATTCAAGGATTCTGTAAGGACCTTTTGGAGGTGGCAGATGTTCTTGAAAAAGCAACAGAGAGTGTACCCAAGGAAGAAATCACTGAAGCGAACCATCACCTGAAGCACCTCTACGAAGGTCTCGTCATGACAGAAGGGCAACTTCAGAAAGTGTTTTCAAAGCATGGCCTTGTCAGACTGAATCCCATTGGGGCCAAGTTTGATCCCTATGAGCATGAAGCTCTTTTCCATAGTCCTGTGGAAGGGAAGGAGCCAGGCTCTGTGGCACTGGTGTCCAAGATAGGGTATAAGCTCCATGGACGCACTCTACGACCAGCTTTAGTTGGAGTTGTCAAAGGAGTAGAATAA